Proteins encoded in a region of the Isoalcanivorax pacificus W11-5 genome:
- a CDS encoding DUF2288 domain-containing protein, whose product MTQDTDLTAAKLNHETARIDWRALQPFFARGQTILVQPGLDLVAVATAFAGDQRDTVAAWMDAGEVMRVSDTQAAAWSQTNAEMWAVVVAPWVLIQPAA is encoded by the coding sequence ATGACCCAGGACACCGATCTGACTGCCGCGAAACTGAATCACGAAACCGCCCGCATCGACTGGCGCGCATTGCAGCCCTTCTTTGCCCGTGGGCAGACGATACTGGTGCAGCCCGGTCTTGATCTGGTGGCCGTGGCCACGGCCTTTGCCGGCGACCAGCGCGACACCGTAGCGGCCTGGATGGACGCCGGCGAGGTCATGCGGGTCAGCGATACGCAGGCGGCAGCCTGGTCACAGACCAATGCGGAGATGTGGGCAGTGGTGGTCGCCCCCTGGGTATTGATACAGCCGGCCGCCTGA
- a CDS encoding alkaline phosphatase D family protein has protein sequence MQVAAFSVGPLVGDCGRTSVRILGRADIAAATARGKAMLGRIQWRPRPVPGQGETDWTLPLAFRMNSNFDGSGVVVLNDLLPGVEYEYRAGWVTDENVAGEQLDWARITPGRFRTAPADDTAPVSFLFGSCCYRFFDLNGLVSDDRADKTFGAMLTHQRQYGDVDFVMLCGDQIYADPLNRLGAISAEEQYLSLYRKVFGQPNMRELMATTPTYMILDDHEIEDNWPASASKEDWVGKLPAALKAYQIYQASHGPAMPLDPSGRYLDCDPDHLWYSFRRGCVDMFVMDVRTERHLAETARERMMISGRQEQALVDWLLDGSDRVKLIVSPVVVFPDQRRWFRRKDAWEGFVAQRARILEVIRRNRLQRVAFLSGDVHASLVAALHSRQGGQDVTMYNLVCSGLFWPTALMAFRWYSPMVDGKGRLATGGLWSRYRVELLKGLYSRDAFARVDVTRDGFRYRLYDRRGDPLPEFWLERSWQG, from the coding sequence ATGCAGGTGGCTGCATTTTCGGTAGGGCCGCTGGTGGGTGACTGCGGCCGCACCTCGGTACGTATTTTGGGGCGCGCGGACATTGCCGCTGCGACGGCACGCGGCAAGGCCATGCTCGGTCGCATCCAGTGGCGGCCACGGCCTGTGCCGGGGCAGGGGGAAACGGACTGGACGTTGCCGCTGGCATTTCGCATGAACAGCAATTTCGACGGCAGTGGCGTGGTGGTGCTCAATGACCTGTTACCGGGTGTGGAGTACGAGTACCGCGCCGGCTGGGTGACGGATGAGAACGTGGCCGGGGAGCAGCTGGACTGGGCGCGTATCACGCCAGGCCGTTTTCGCACCGCACCGGCGGACGACACGGCGCCGGTGAGTTTCCTGTTCGGTTCCTGCTGCTACCGGTTTTTCGATCTCAACGGGCTGGTATCCGACGACCGCGCCGACAAGACGTTCGGCGCCATGCTCACTCACCAGCGCCAGTATGGCGATGTGGATTTCGTCATGCTGTGCGGGGACCAGATTTACGCTGACCCGTTGAACCGGCTCGGTGCCATCAGCGCGGAAGAGCAATACCTGTCGCTGTACCGCAAGGTGTTTGGCCAGCCGAACATGCGCGAGCTGATGGCGACCACGCCGACCTACATGATCCTCGACGATCACGAGATCGAGGATAACTGGCCGGCCAGTGCCTCGAAGGAAGACTGGGTCGGCAAGTTGCCGGCAGCGCTGAAGGCATACCAGATCTACCAGGCCTCGCACGGACCGGCGATGCCGCTGGACCCGAGCGGCCGCTACCTCGACTGCGACCCGGACCATCTCTGGTACAGCTTTCGCCGTGGCTGTGTGGACATGTTCGTGATGGATGTGCGCACCGAACGGCATCTGGCGGAGACAGCGCGTGAGCGCATGATGATTTCCGGGCGGCAGGAGCAGGCGCTGGTCGACTGGCTGCTCGACGGCAGCGACCGGGTGAAGCTGATCGTGTCGCCGGTGGTGGTGTTTCCCGACCAGCGCCGGTGGTTCCGCCGCAAGGATGCATGGGAAGGGTTTGTCGCCCAGCGTGCACGCATTCTCGAAGTGATCCGGCGCAACCGGCTGCAACGGGTGGCGTTCCTGTCCGGCGATGTGCATGCCTCGCTGGTGGCGGCGCTGCACAGCCGCCAGGGCGGCCAGGATGTGACGATGTATAACCTGGTCTGCTCCGGGCTGTTCTGGCCCACCGCGCTGATGGCTTTCCGCTGGTACTCGCCGATGGTGGACGGCAAGGGCCGGCTGGCGACCGGCGGGCTCTGGTCCCGCTACCGGGTGGAACTGCTGAAAGGCCTGTACAGCCGGGATGCCTTTGCCCGCGTGGACGTGACCCGCGATGGTTTCCGCTACCGGCTCTATGACCGCCGTGGGGATCCCTTGCCGGAATTCTGGCTGGAGCGGTCCTGGCAGGGGTAA